A portion of the Manihot esculenta cultivar AM560-2 chromosome 2, M.esculenta_v8, whole genome shotgun sequence genome contains these proteins:
- the LOC110607440 gene encoding CDT1-like protein a, chloroplastic has translation MDRNECDGHKQNVLDDEHEKFHGVEKSTSPQKPGIVGKQNLETKFASQTPEKTNQPLNAKSKEGEAELLQRHKAMVELFDGMSSSLRLLGLRKKSPTFQNIRTQVEVLTGRKFSFGQLAQLKYLLSEAIQIDKILVYDKTTLCMKPDMKITMLFDVIEGHNEQSDFIALHQLFASRLINYFTATPETCDIPEAMLPDPFWKSKETASGGKISADIIIHEHVSQISESTAPEKSLANSSTGDLQITFENEMLSKSSHMHSSFIRHFSETVVTDEEKTQLLASSVPLSFMAPYSLKNQDVKVEKTREFPDLSSNFGTGTNLDIKYEKVEESPSTNSKSTSHVQTSNPQFCVSNACASPLYKLASSADNLMVETPAQSTPKRVTPNSDDNHKGKASQNQAAYCKAAKRSLDFSFFEDGESEFCEFLPENISQTLDVTPVKLQEVKGLGCAAEEHETNQPDVLHQQTSTYLPGLVSLIHHIFQSVNYCPITKEELVHKIIINSFDFEEKRQVEEQIEILERLVPDWICIKLAPAGDVLYSIEKLSDLNSVKSRVVVT, from the exons ATGGATCGAAATGAATGTGACGGCCATAAACAAAATGTATTGGATGATGAGCATGAAAAGTTTCATGGAGTTGAGAAATCAACTTCCCCTCAAAAACCTGGTATTGTTGGCAAACAGAATTTGGAAACTAAGTTTGCTTCTCAGACTCCAGAGAAAACAAATCAGCCTTTAAATGCCAAATCTAAAGAGGGAGAAGCTGAACTTCTACAAAG ACACAAAGCCATGGTAGAACTCTTTGATGGTATGAGTTCTTCACTAAGATTGCTTGGTCTGCGTAAAAAGTCCCCTACTTTTCAAAACATCCGTACTCAGGTTGAAGTGCTGACAGGAAG gaAGTTCTCCTTCGGGCAGCTTGCACAGCTAAAATATTTACTTTCTGAAGCCATACAAATAGATAAAATCCTTGTGTATGACAAGACAACTCTTTGTATGAAGCCAGATATGAAAATAACGATGCTGTTTGATGTGATAGAGGGCCACAATGAACAGTCTGATTTTATTGCTTTGCACCAACTATTTGCTTCTAGACTTATTAATTACTTTACTGCAACTCCTGAG ACCTGTGACATACCAGAGGCTATGTTGCCAGATCCATTTTGGAAAAGCAAAGAGACTGCTTCTGGAGGCAAGATCAGTGCAGATATCATAATTCACGAGCATGTTAGCCAAATAAGTGAAAGCACTGCTCCAGAGAAATCGCTTGCAAATTCTTCAACAGGAGACCTACAAATTACATTTGAGAATGAAATGTTGTCAAAGTCATCCCATATGCATTCATCTTTCATCAGGCACTTCTCTGAGACGGTTGTGACTGACGAAGAGAAGACCCAACTATTAGCTTCTTCAGTTCCTTTGTCATTCATGGCACCTTATAGTTTGAAGAATCAAGATGTTAAAGTTGAGAAAACAAGAGAATTTCCTGATCTGAGTTCCAATTTTGGTACTGGGACCAATCTGGacatcaaatatgagaaagtaGAAGAGTCTCCTAGCACAAATTCCAAATCTACCTCACATGTTCAAACAAGCAATCCTCAATTCTGTGTTAGTAATGCTTGCGCAAGCCCCCTATACAAGCTTGCCTCATCTGCTGATAACTTAATGGTAGAAACACCTGCACAGTCAACTCCGAAAAGGGTAACACCAAATAGTGATGATAACCATAAGGGGAAAGCCAGCCAAAATCAGGCAGCATATTGTAAGGCTGCAAAGAGGTCTTTAGACTTTTCATTCTTTGAAGACGGTGAGTCAGAGTTCTGTGAATTTTTACCAGAAAACATCTCTCAGACTCTGGATGTTACTCCTGTGAAACTTCAAGAG GTAAAGGGACTAGGTTGTGCTGCTGAGGAACATGAAACGAATCAACCAGATGTTTTGCATCAGCAGACTTCTACTTACTTGCCGGGCCTAGTTTCTTTGATTCACCACATATTCCAGTCTGTGAACTATTGTCCAATCACAAAGGAGGAACTTGTGCATAAGATAATCATAAACAGTTTTGATTTTGAAGAAAAAA GGCAAGTTGAAGAGCAGATTGAGATTCTTGAACGGCTGGTTCCAGATTGGATTTGCATAAAGCTTGCACCTGCGGGAGATGTGTTGTACAG CATCGAGAAATTGTCAGATTTGAACTCTGTGAAGTCCAGGGTTGTTGTCACATAA